The following nucleotide sequence is from Trypanosoma brucei gambiense DAL972 chromosome 3, complete sequence.
AATATGGGAAGTCCTACCGCCGCTAAATGCCGACGTATCTGATGCTTTTTTCCCTGCTGAATCCGGGCCTCCACGAGTGCCACGCGGAAACGCTTATAAAAGTGCACAATACGATACTTGGTTGTTATCTTCGCATCCGCCGGATCACGCAGGACCCCATTCAGTGGTATATTTGTGAGGTTTGACTCCACAACGGCACAAAGCGCAAGGTATATCTTACTGGACTGTGAATAGGCAGCGCTAGTCCCCATCTGGTGACGCAGCGACGACGCCGCTACGTCACTTTTTGCCATGATGAGACACCCACTAGTTTCCGTGTCCAAGCGATGAACCTGGCCTTGGCGGAAAACGCGCCTCATCACATCCCCACGTTTCTTGCAGGTTAATTGCAATGAAACAATATCTGTTGCTTTATCATCACACAACTGAGAGCAGCTGAGGGCATGACGCGAAGTCGCCACATGCGGTGGCTTGTTGATGACCAAAAGATCATCATCTTCGTATACAACTGGGAAAATTGGCAGGGGGGATTTTAAGGGATCTCCCGCACGCATTGTCTCGGCGGCTCTTACGCATTCGTGTTCGGGGGGAAGTCTCACTGCTACACGCACATGGCCCTCCGGTGCGGCAACAATGTCTGCACACTCTGGTCTCTTCTCCAATAGCGTCCTCCAGTAGGAACAGTGCGGTGCTAGCGCGAGCAACTGCTCCATGACTGACCGGTCGGTCAGCTGCAGAAGAAAACTAATCTCCGCTGGTCGCTCGAGATCCGAGTGGGACTCACCACACTCTTCAATGAAGTGAGGGAAACTTGAGTGGCTGGGATCCAACTCACCCTCACTCAACAACTTGGCATACTGAAGTAGCAGGCGGTTGTCTACGAGGTTGCGCTTTGGATCTTTTAAAGCACACGACAATGCCGTGCAGTACACAACAGCTTCGTCAACATTCGTAGAAACTTCCCTTTCCGCCTGTGTATTTGTTTCACCAGCCCCACCTATGGCAAAGGCAGAGGAAAACCACGGCCGCTCCAGATCAGTAAGGCACCAGTTGCTCAGGCAGTCGACAGCAACACGGCGTGGAAGCAACCGCTTGCGACAGACCACATCTGTAATAACTTCTGCTCTCTCCAACGGCCACATAGTATCGCTAAGAAATTGGCAACTCCAGCGCTGAATGGCTGCAGCATCTGTTGGGAAAACTATACTGGGGTCAATGTTGAAACGACACGCCACGACAATCGATTCGCGCACAGCTGCTCTCTCCTGCACTGCAGAGGCTGTGGCACACGCATCCGGTGCAGGGCTTGTCCTGGAGGTTGCGGTAGCCGTTGCATCTCCCAAACCCCACAGTCTGTTGCGCAATCGTATGGCCACTTGAGTGGCACATGTCTCTGACGCTGGTGCCACCTCATCCTTTGCTGCAAACCCCTCTAGAAACGATAAAACAGCGGCAGGCTTATCAAGCCGTACCAGACGTGCCAGAGCCGTCGCTGCGGCACTCCCAAGTGAGGGGAGTTCCGCATTCATTGCCATGGCGAGTGCGGCAGCCGGATTAAGTTTAGAAAGTTCCTCCACAACACCGCGGTATTGTGCTATCTCATTATCGGTATACTTACCTCCTTTTTGCAGCAGTTCCTTGGTAAAGGCTTCCACAAGCTTGAGATCGTGAGCCATTAAACGTCCCTCCACTTTCGAGAGAAACCGTGACTGGCGACTCGCCAGCTCGGCAACCGCAGCAGCGGCGCTGCGCTTTACAAAAAGCGGCGCGCGCTGTTCCACATTAAACAATGCTTCCGTACCGAAAGTAAGGGACGACGGCGACAATGACGCCGCAGAGATCCTCTTAGCCTCCCGTACATGAGCTAACGCTTCGGTTTTAGGGAGTTCACTCAGAACTTGTAATAACGCAGCAGTATGCAGTAGTTGCAACTTCACCCTTGTGCCTGAGCCGTCGATGAAGGAAGCATCAAGAAAACACGTCGAAACACCGTGTGGGGCGGATAAACCTTCCAATTTCCGAAGGATAGCGGTGGATGACCGCCTCACGAGCCCACGAGCGTGATGCATGCGTGAAAACGAGAAAAGCACACCCTGCAGACCCCTTTTCCGCCACCTCAAATGCTGGGAACATTTCAGCCCGTTTATTAGGCAATGTTCacgatttaaaaaataaaaaaagaaaagaggcgGAATTTGCATTGGTAATGAAGCAGAAAAATCGATGGGCAGAGTTGACgctggaagggaaggaaacggAAAAGGCTTTAGAAAGTTGGATCGCAGCAGCAccaccaccttttttttaacaaaCATTGCAAATGAATCGTGGAACCGCTGCGGCGAAGTTTTTGTCCACTCTCTATCGTCATTGCGCTCAGTTTAAACAATCAGGACAGAGAAcgccccccaaaaaaaaaaatgaagaaaaaaacggggAAACGaatagagggaaagaaaaatcaactACAACAGGCAGCggacgcacaaaaaaaacgttagAAATGACGCACTGCACAACAATACCAGCCCTCCCACTCTTCACGTATCTTTTCGCCCCTAAAGCATTTAGCCTTTGCGCGACACACCTCGTGAGACACGTAGTTGTTGGCCTGTGGCGTAGCAAATGAAGCGAAATAAGCCAGATTTTCTAGCTTTTATCAAGCGGATACGGCTTAAAACTAAAGTGGTGTGAGCATATGTTAAAAggatttcctcttttttttttttggttctgttttttttttttgaaataaaaaaaaatcgaccaaaggggggaagaaccGACCACATTGGTCTTCTAGCGAAACCTGGTGGCACCGTCTACGAAAACGAGCTTGACTGGTCGGGaggagaaagagggggaaactaTAAATTTTATGTAATCCAAATCCCCTGCATCGAATATCgtcccccacacacacacctcaccTCTAGTGAGATTCACTGAAACTGCCGTCAATGCTGGTTGTGTCCTCTTCCGTGCTTCCGCTAACCGACGTGGACGAGGAGGAAAGAACCCCactgcagcggaagcaccgGATGTAGTACACATTGCGTCGCACATCCATTCCTTCCGTCTCCATTCCAGGATAGTTCCGGTGGATGTGAAGAAAATTGACTCCATCGTTGTCAAGATCAAGGTAGTCCTTGTCAAGGCAATCGAAACAAAACGCTGCTGGGCACTCATAACACATAAATAGCGCCCCATCTGTTGTCGCAACCTTTTCGCAAAGGTCGCATCTGTGACGTGGGCACGTCCAATTCCGCGGGGCTGAAACACCCTCCGGTAGGACGCGCTCGTTAGCACACTCTGCATGATAGGCTTTCATGCACCAAGAACAATGGAAAAGAGGTTGTAATGGCCGCATCCCCTCCCCGCACACAAAGCACTCGTGGGTGACACCAATTGTCCCCCGAGCAACGCGACCGATGGGCTTTGCCGAAAGCATAGTTGATGCTCCTCCCGCCTCCATGCGCAAAATATCATCAACTATCGCATCGTCCTCGGTGTTGCTCTGATCTTGGggggaaacgaaaggaacTTGAGCACTCTCCACACCCTCACCTGCACCGGAATCGATAACAACGGGGTCATCTTTTTTCATCCCCTGCTGTTCTTCAGTTAGTCCGTCGCGGTGATCCTTCGACCCGACACTCCAGTGTTCTTCCCTGTTCTCACCGCTTGTTGATGTCGAAAAAAGTTGTTGAATGTAACTACCCGGTATTTCTGTAGCTGAGTTATCATCACCCACTGCAGCGCCATCTACGACAAACTCGCCTAAGGAGAGCCTCCGCAAGGCGATGTCTTGAATACGCTCCTCAACTGTCTCTTTGCAACAAAGACGAAACACGCGGACGGTGCGCGTTTGCCCAATGCGGTGCGCCCTGTCAGCAGCCTGTCTGTCCATTTGCGGATTGAAGTTAGCGTCAAAGAGAATAACGATATCAGCGCCAGTAAGAGTTATCCCAACTCCCCCTGACATTGTGGAAATAAGGAACACAAACACTTTGGATGCCGGTCCGTTGAAACGCGCCATCGAGAGCTCACGCTCTACTCGCTGTGCACTGCCATCTATACGCTCATGACTGTAGTCACGCAGGATGCAAAGCCCTTGCAAAAGGTCCAGGACACATGTGAAGTTCGAGAAAATAAGACACCGGTGACCGTTCATATGGAATTCACGCAACATACGATCAAGCTCTATCATCTTCCCGCTTGGTGCTATGATCGATCTCTCATCTAGCGAAATACCACATGCCGACAGTCGGTCCTCCACTCTAGTAAGAGAGTCCCGTCCCTCCATGGTTAGCAGACGGAGCGCAAGTGGGTGACTGCAAATCACTCGTTGATGTGCCAAATGGTTCTGGAATACACCACCATCCTCCCTGAGAGCCCGTTCCGTCATTCTCAACAGCAGCGCCCGTTGTATTCTGGTAGGTTCCACCATAATGACTGGTTCGTCCACACGCGGGGGGATGCCAAGATCGGTGTTAGACTTCGTTCGCCGCAGCATAACGTGTTGCAGAAGCTTTGCACAGTTGTTTGCGGCCGAAATGGTATCACCACCGTTCCTCTCGTAGAGGGCGCAAAATGAGGGATAAAGGAACATCATTATACTCCACACCTCCTTCACAGAATTCTGAATCGGTGTGCCCGTCATGGCTAACCGGAAGCACGCTGTGATCCTCCGAGCCACATGAGAGATTGTCGCCGTGCTTTCCTTCAGCATGTGTGCCTCATCCACAACGGCAACCACCCACGACCGCTTACAAAAGAAACCCCGATCTCTACGTAAAATCGCGGGAGTAGTAACAAAAACGCCGCGCTTACTACCCCTTCCACCGCGGAGCATTGCTCGTTCTTTGCCGTCACCGTTGTAACTCACCACATGTAGCGTAGGTGCCCATCGGGACAACTCCCGCACCCAACCTGTGACGGTGTTGAGGGGCACCACAATTAGGTGAGGGCCACCAACGTTGTAAAGTGTCTTTAAACCGTTGAGGAACGCCGAAACTTGTGCCGTTTTCCCCAGACCCATGTCATCACCAAGAACGCTGGGCATTCCACTATGAAAACGATTTACCAAAAATTGGACTCCATCGAACTGGTATGGACGTAGCACGTACCCGTCAGGGGAATTCGTTGTTTCACGACTCAATATTTTTGGTGGAAGGAACTGAGATGACTGCACCCCGTCCTGGATCAAACGCATCGTCTTACTTGTGAAAAAGGGCTGGTAAGTACATGCCAGTTCCACATCTTTGGAAAGTTCCCAAAGAAACTGTTGCTCGAACCGTTCGGCCAATTCTTCTCGGTCGGCATTGGAAAGCTTTTCCCATAGGACATCGCCCAGTGACACCTGGTTCTGTTTCACCTTGTCGTCCACATCGGCAGAAACATTGGCCACATCATTTTCCTCCGACGTGACATCGGTCGAACTTTCTTGTCGAACTGGTGGGTCTTTAGGGCGGACAAAAACCTTGCCCCTGTCACCAAGAAGAAGCCGcagctcttcctcctcttcctccccatCATCAGGAAGCAAGAGGACCTTCACGGGACTCGATGAAACAGTGGCAACATTCGTCCAATCCTCCTCTTCGGCAGCACCGACCAAGCTTGTTACATCATGGTCGCTCGCCCCCACATCCGCCACAGGTGTTTCCGCTTCGGAATTCAGTGCTGAGAAATCAACGAAGGTGCGGTTCCGTTTGAGACTCGCACGAGCCGGATTTCGGCTCTCTAGAAAGGCAGCAACGGGGTTCTCAAACTTCATCGGTGTGCCTGTGTGATAAATTCCCTGTCTTCTTGCAGTAAAACACCGACAAATCACCAATGAAAGGGTAAACGTTAGGTAGTAAAAAGTAGCGACGTGGATTCCAGTACAAAGATGCCCGCTTCAGACAAAACACTAGTGAACCCCCCTCACAGTTATTAAGGTTTCAAGATTTATTCAATCATAATTGAAGAATAACACAAATGTAGAAACGTTAAGTACGAATGACGTGGCGATAACACCGACTCACCACCCATTGGACATGTTCGAAAGACCGAGCGATTCACCACGCCATCACATTGCgcaaacacataaa
It contains:
- a CDS encoding transcription activator, putative; this translates as MKFENPVAAFLESRNPARASLKRNRTFVDFSALNSEAETPVADVGASDHDVTSLVGAAEEEDWTNVATVSSSPVKVLLLPDDGEEEEEELRLLLGDRGKVFVRPKDPPVRQESSTDVTSEENDVANVSADVDDKVKQNQVSLGDVLWEKLSNADREELAERFEQQFLWELSKDVELACTYQPFFTSKTMRLIQDGVQSSQFLPPKILSRETTNSPDGYVLRPYQFDGVQFLVNRFHSGMPSVLGDDMGLGKTAQVSAFLNGLKTLYNVGGPHLIVVPLNTVTGWVRELSRWAPTLHVVSYNGDGKERAMLRGGRGSKRGVFVTTPAILRRDRGFFCKRSWVVAVVDEAHMLKESTATISHVARRITACFRLAMTGTPIQNSVKEVWSIMMFLYPSFCALYERNGGDTISAANNCAKLLQHVMLRRTKSNTDLGIPPRVDEPVIMVEPTRIQRALLLRMTERALREDGGVFQNHLAHQRVICSHPLALRLLTMEGRDSLTRVEDRLSACGISLDERSIIAPSGKMIELDRMLREFHMNGHRCLIFSNFTCVLDLLQGLCILRDYSHERIDGSAQRVERELSMARFNGPASKVFVFLISTMSGGVGITLTGADIVILFDANFNPQMDRQAADRAHRIGQTRTVRVFRLCCKETVEERIQDIALRRLSLGEFVVDGAAVGDDNSATEIPGSYIQQLFSTSTSGENREEHWSVGSKDHRDGLTEEQQGMKKDDPVVIDSGAGEGVESAQVPFVSPQDQSNTEDDAIVDDILRMEAGGASTMLSAKPIGRVARGTIGVTHECFVCGEGMRPLQPLFHCSWCMKAYHAECANERVLPEGVSAPRNWTCPRHRCDLCEKVATTDGALFMCYECPAAFCFDCLDKDYLDLDNDGVNFLHIHRNYPGMETEGMDVRRNVYYIRCFRCSGVLSSSSTSVSGSTEEDTTSIDGSFSESH